A section of the Shimia isoporae genome encodes:
- the phnK gene encoding phosphonate C-P lyase system protein PhnK, producing the protein MRPLLQVENISKFYGNRIGCKDVHFDLYPGEVMGIVGESGSGKSTLLNCLAGHLVPDAGEVRFEMRDGSTRDTVTMSEPERRMLGRTDWAFVHQHAREGLRMNVSAGGNVGERLMAVGARHYGDIRSEAVDWLGRVEISEERVDDRPTQFSGGMQQRLQIARNLVTGPRLVFMDEPTGGLDVSVQARLLDLLRGLVREMGLSAIIVTHDLAVVRLLADRLLVMKDGHVVETGLTDQVLDDPQHAYTQLLVSSVLQV; encoded by the coding sequence ATGAGACCGCTTTTGCAAGTCGAGAATATCAGCAAGTTCTATGGCAACAGGATTGGGTGCAAGGATGTTCATTTTGACCTCTATCCCGGTGAGGTTATGGGCATCGTGGGAGAAAGCGGGTCCGGCAAATCGACTTTGCTAAATTGCCTTGCTGGCCATCTGGTTCCTGATGCAGGCGAAGTGCGGTTTGAAATGCGCGATGGATCGACAAGGGACACGGTCACGATGAGTGAACCGGAACGTCGCATGTTGGGCCGGACCGATTGGGCGTTCGTTCACCAGCATGCGCGGGAAGGTCTGCGGATGAATGTTTCGGCGGGTGGCAATGTCGGTGAACGGCTTATGGCAGTTGGTGCACGTCACTACGGCGATATCCGCTCAGAAGCAGTGGACTGGCTAGGCCGCGTCGAAATCAGCGAGGAACGCGTTGATGACCGTCCAACGCAGTTCTCGGGTGGCATGCAGCAACGTTTGCAGATTGCACGCAACCTTGTGACAGGCCCGCGGCTTGTCTTCATGGATGAACCGACCGGCGGGCTTGATGTGTCTGTTCAAGCGCGATTGCTGGATCTACTTCGCGGTTTGGTGCGCGAGATGGGCTTGAGTGCAATCATAGTGACACACGACCTTGCAGTGGTGCGACTGTTGGCCGACCGGTTGTTGGTTATGAAAGATGGTCATGTGGTCGAGACCGGGTTGACTGATCAGGTGCTGGATGACCCGCAGCATGCCTATACACAGCTGCTGGTCAGCTCTGTGCTGCAAGTTTGA
- a CDS encoding alpha-D-ribose 1-methylphosphonate 5-phosphate C-P-lyase PhnJ produces the protein MSDYNFAYLDEQTKRMIRRAILKGLAIPGYQVPFASREMPMPYGWGTGGVQVSAATLTPDDTLKVIDQGADDTTNAVSIRKFFEKTAGVDTTEETAKASVIQTRHRIPEEGLREDQILVYQVPIPEPLRFLEPSEVETRKMHALEEYGLMHVKLYEDIAKHGAIATSYAYPVKVEGRYVMDPSPIPKFDNPKMEMAGIQLFGAGREQRIYALPPYCKVVSLDFDDFPFEPSKADHACDMCGATNSYLDEVIMDDAGNRMFVCSDTDFCSSRRAAGHVGAQGTPISEEDAA, from the coding sequence ATGTCTGACTATAACTTTGCTTATCTGGATGAGCAGACCAAGCGCATGATCCGGCGCGCGATCCTGAAGGGGCTCGCCATTCCGGGTTATCAGGTCCCGTTTGCGAGCCGTGAGATGCCGATGCCCTATGGTTGGGGTACTGGCGGTGTGCAGGTCTCGGCAGCAACGCTGACACCGGACGACACTTTGAAGGTCATCGATCAGGGCGCTGATGATACCACAAACGCGGTTTCTATCCGGAAGTTCTTCGAGAAAACCGCAGGAGTTGACACTACGGAAGAGACTGCAAAAGCGAGTGTGATCCAAACCCGTCACCGAATTCCGGAGGAGGGGCTGCGCGAGGATCAGATTCTTGTTTATCAAGTGCCGATCCCTGAACCGCTGCGGTTTCTGGAGCCATCCGAGGTTGAAACACGCAAGATGCATGCGTTGGAGGAATACGGCCTGATGCATGTGAAGCTTTATGAAGACATCGCCAAACACGGTGCGATCGCTACGTCTTACGCTTACCCCGTCAAGGTCGAAGGTCGATATGTCATGGATCCGAGCCCCATTCCAAAATTCGATAATCCGAAGATGGAAATGGCAGGGATCCAGTTGTTTGGCGCGGGGCGGGAGCAGCGGATTTATGCACTGCCACCCTATTGTAAGGTCGTGAGCCTGGACTTTGACGACTTTCCGTTTGAGCCGAGTAAAGCGGATCACGCCTGTGACATGTGCGGGGCGACGAACAGTTATCTGGACGAGGTCATTATGGATGACGCGGGCAACCGGATGTTTGTTTGTTCGGACACCGACTTTTGTTCCAGCCGCCGGGCGGCGGGCCATGTTGGGGCGCAAGGGACACCGATTTCAGAAGAGGACGCAGCATGA
- a CDS encoding carbon-phosphorus lyase complex subunit PhnI, translating into MYVAVKGGERAIDNAHAWLAEERRGDPDVPEMSVAQIREQLSLAVTRVMAEGSLYDPDLAALAIKQARGDLIEAIFLIRAYRTTLPRFGATTPVDTETMACDRRISATFKDAPGGQVLGPTFDYTHRLLDFALAAEGEPPKVALGAPRTEPTPHITEFLNQEGLIQTEAVSDEVPGDLTREPLELPSTRPLRLQALTRGDEGFVLSMAYSTQRGYARNHAFVGELRIGKVAVEMDIPELGFAIDVGEIELTECETVNQFQGSKTEPPQFTRGYGLVFGQSERKAISMALVDRALRWEELGEDNLGAPAQDEEFVLYHSDNIQATGFLEHIKLPHYVDFQSELELIRKLRREAMENAAPVQEAAE; encoded by the coding sequence ATGTATGTTGCAGTCAAAGGCGGTGAGCGCGCGATTGACAACGCGCACGCATGGCTGGCCGAGGAGCGGCGGGGAGATCCGGACGTGCCGGAAATGTCTGTCGCGCAAATTCGCGAGCAACTGAGCCTCGCAGTGACCCGCGTCATGGCAGAGGGATCTTTGTATGACCCCGATCTGGCCGCGCTGGCGATCAAACAGGCGCGGGGCGACTTGATTGAAGCGATCTTTCTGATCCGTGCGTACCGTACGACTTTGCCGCGGTTCGGAGCCACGACGCCAGTGGACACAGAAACAATGGCCTGTGACCGCCGGATTTCGGCGACTTTCAAGGATGCACCCGGCGGCCAAGTGTTGGGCCCGACGTTCGATTATACCCACCGTTTGCTTGATTTCGCCTTGGCTGCGGAGGGCGAACCGCCAAAGGTGGCTCTCGGCGCGCCGCGGACGGAGCCGACGCCTCACATCACCGAATTTCTCAATCAAGAGGGTCTCATTCAGACCGAGGCGGTCTCGGATGAGGTGCCCGGTGATCTTACGCGGGAGCCGCTGGAGTTGCCGAGCACCCGTCCGCTCCGGCTGCAAGCATTGACGCGCGGCGACGAAGGTTTCGTTCTGTCGATGGCCTACTCAACGCAACGCGGTTACGCGCGCAATCACGCCTTTGTCGGAGAATTGCGCATCGGCAAGGTTGCCGTGGAGATGGACATTCCGGAGCTGGGATTTGCCATCGACGTGGGCGAGATTGAGCTGACCGAATGTGAAACTGTGAACCAGTTTCAAGGTAGCAAGACCGAGCCTCCGCAGTTTACGCGTGGTTACGGGCTGGTCTTTGGACAGTCTGAGCGCAAGGCGATTTCCATGGCGTTGGTCGACCGCGCCCTGCGATGGGAAGAATTGGGGGAAGACAATCTCGGTGCGCCCGCGCAAGACGAAGAATTCGTGCTCTATCATTCTGATAACATTCAGGCGACCGGCTTTCTCGAACATATCAAGCTTCCGCACTACGTGGATTTCCAGTCCGAGTTGGAACTGATCCGTAAGCTGCGGCGAGAGGCGATGGAGAACGCCGCTCCGGTGCAGGAGGCGGCAGAGTGA
- the phnH gene encoding phosphonate C-P lyase system protein PhnH — MNADVLKGGFAAAPVDAAHAFRAAMNAIARPGTIESICGAMPPAPMSEAAGGLVLTLCDPDTPLHLAGNWDCKEVREWIAFHVGAPIVAPGEAMFALGDWASLTPLAQYAIGTPEYPDRSATLIVEREMMEPGDAVLRGPGIKTSTVMSLPEVAAFQKNATLFPLGLDFFFTCGSKVSGLPRTTKVEAA; from the coding sequence ATGAATGCTGATGTTTTGAAAGGGGGCTTTGCTGCCGCACCGGTGGACGCGGCCCACGCCTTTCGCGCTGCGATGAACGCAATTGCGCGCCCCGGCACGATTGAGAGTATTTGTGGCGCTATGCCACCAGCGCCGATGTCGGAGGCGGCGGGGGGCTTGGTACTTACTTTGTGTGACCCTGACACACCGCTGCATCTGGCAGGCAATTGGGATTGCAAGGAAGTACGTGAGTGGATTGCATTTCATGTAGGCGCACCGATTGTTGCGCCCGGCGAAGCTATGTTCGCGCTGGGTGATTGGGCGTCTCTGACGCCTCTCGCGCAGTATGCGATTGGTACTCCGGAATATCCAGACCGTTCCGCCACTTTGATCGTCGAACGTGAAATGATGGAGCCCGGCGATGCCGTTTTGCGCGGACCCGGAATTAAGACTTCAACTGTCATGTCGCTACCCGAAGTGGCGGCATTCCAGAAGAACGCGACACTGTTCCCGTTGGGACTGGATTTCTTTTTCACATGTGGCTCCAAGGTTTCTGGCCTGCCGCGCACAACCAAAGTGGAGGCAGCCTGA
- the phnG gene encoding phosphonate C-P lyase system protein PhnG, producing MTAENQRRAWMSLLAKAPATRLLALWEAYGAEPTFHWLRAPEIGATMVRGRLGGTGAPFNLGEMTLTRCALQLDGGAVGHGYVQGRDKEKARVAALVDALMQTEAASAVRKAVLDPLAAEQDDAKKTRAAKAAATKVDFFTMVRGED from the coding sequence ATGACCGCAGAAAATCAAAGACGGGCGTGGATGTCGCTGCTGGCAAAGGCGCCTGCAACGCGGCTTTTGGCGTTGTGGGAAGCGTATGGCGCCGAGCCCACTTTTCACTGGCTTCGAGCGCCAGAGATTGGAGCAACTATGGTGCGTGGACGCCTTGGCGGAACCGGCGCGCCCTTCAATCTTGGAGAAATGACCCTGACACGCTGCGCTTTGCAGTTGGACGGTGGCGCGGTTGGACATGGTTATGTTCAAGGCCGGGATAAGGAAAAGGCGCGGGTCGCCGCGCTTGTGGATGCATTGATGCAAACCGAAGCGGCGAGCGCCGTGCGGAAGGCGGTCCTAGATCCGCTGGCGGCGGAACAGGACGACGCCAAGAAAACCCGCGCCGCGAAGGCTGCTGCAACGAAAGTGGATTTCTTCACAATGGTGCGGGGAGAGGACTGA
- the phnF gene encoding phosphonate metabolism transcriptional regulator PhnF, which translates to MPAKRTPIWQSIATALTEDITAGRYEPGSKLPTEAELSARFGVNRHTVRHAIKYMSANGLVYARRGAGVFVTLVPTDYAIGKRVRYHRNLEQAGRLPGKEILHLETRLADAEEITALALPDGAMVHVYDGLSLADGQPIAVFRSVFPAERFPDLTTELERLRSVTAALKEYGITDYTRANTRLAARPASATQALRLRISEGDPILRSIGVNVDTEQRPIEFGTTWFAGDRVTLTLSE; encoded by the coding sequence ATGCCTGCAAAGCGCACACCAATTTGGCAGTCCATCGCCACTGCCCTCACCGAAGATATTACCGCTGGTCGCTATGAACCCGGGTCGAAACTTCCGACCGAAGCAGAACTGTCCGCAAGATTTGGCGTCAATCGCCACACCGTGCGGCACGCAATAAAATATATGTCTGCCAATGGCTTGGTGTACGCTCGCCGCGGTGCTGGTGTGTTTGTGACACTTGTTCCAACCGACTATGCCATCGGCAAACGCGTCCGGTACCATCGCAATCTCGAACAAGCTGGCCGCTTGCCGGGCAAAGAAATTCTGCATCTGGAAACCCGACTTGCGGACGCGGAAGAAATCACGGCTCTGGCATTGCCCGACGGCGCAATGGTCCATGTATATGACGGACTCTCACTTGCGGACGGCCAACCAATCGCCGTTTTCCGATCCGTTTTTCCTGCAGAACGCTTTCCCGACCTTACCACCGAACTGGAAAGGCTCCGGTCTGTTACTGCCGCCCTCAAAGAGTACGGCATCACCGACTACACGCGTGCCAACACTCGCCTTGCCGCCCGCCCGGCATCCGCCACCCAAGCACTACGACTGCGTATCTCGGAAGGTGATCCGATCCTTCGTTCCATCGGCGTGAATGTAGACACTGAACAGCGGCCTATCGAATTTGGCACAACATGGTTTGCAGGGGATCGCGTTACCCTGACACTTTCAGAGTAA
- a CDS encoding alpha-D-ribose 1-methylphosphonate 5-triphosphate diphosphatase yields the protein MSSPTLSLRLTGAKVLRDGELQMRSLVIKGGRIAKGPLPEVDLSGYLLLPGIIDMHGDAFERHIAPRPSAPFPLEMGLRATDRDMATNGVTTAWLAQSWSWEGGHRGPDFAESLFTALDHYRPEAVSDLRVQIRCETHTSDTAERLLATIRRHDIDYVVFNNHLDEAMQLAREKPEEIMLWAKKSGRTADEHMAIVREAFEQEARVPRYLCNLADAFDTLGVRYGSHDDPDADTRERFSLIGARICEFPTARGAAAVAKAVGDHVVMGAPNVVRGGSQAGNIRATKLIEEGLCDVLVSDYHYPSMAKAAFRLADDGLCTLPKAWAMISKTPAEIMGLSDRGVLDYGKRADIVIVNEQTHAVEGTISAGRISHLTGPAAQRFFTAPMGLKLAAE from the coding sequence ATGTCCAGTCCGACCCTATCCCTGCGCCTCACAGGTGCCAAAGTTTTGCGTGACGGCGAGCTTCAAATGCGGTCGCTGGTGATCAAAGGCGGTCGGATCGCAAAAGGCCCGCTGCCTGAAGTGGACCTGTCAGGGTACCTGCTGCTGCCTGGCATCATCGACATGCACGGCGATGCATTCGAACGCCACATAGCGCCGCGGCCTTCCGCGCCGTTTCCACTTGAAATGGGCCTGCGTGCCACCGACCGCGACATGGCTACCAACGGCGTAACAACCGCATGGCTTGCCCAAAGCTGGAGCTGGGAGGGCGGTCATCGCGGCCCCGACTTCGCCGAAAGCCTTTTTACGGCTCTCGATCATTACCGCCCTGAGGCGGTCAGCGACTTGCGTGTGCAAATCCGATGCGAAACGCACACTTCGGACACCGCTGAACGCCTGCTTGCGACGATCCGCAGGCATGACATCGACTACGTCGTCTTCAACAATCATCTCGACGAAGCAATGCAGCTTGCACGAGAAAAGCCCGAAGAAATTATGCTCTGGGCCAAGAAGAGTGGACGAACCGCAGACGAGCATATGGCCATCGTGCGCGAGGCGTTCGAACAAGAGGCACGCGTCCCGCGATACCTCTGCAATCTGGCAGATGCTTTCGACACCCTCGGTGTGCGCTACGGCAGCCACGATGACCCGGACGCCGATACAAGAGAACGGTTTTCCCTGATTGGGGCTCGCATCTGCGAGTTCCCGACAGCTCGCGGTGCTGCAGCCGTTGCCAAAGCAGTGGGTGATCATGTCGTGATGGGGGCGCCAAACGTGGTGCGTGGCGGGTCGCAAGCCGGCAATATCCGCGCGACCAAATTGATCGAAGAGGGGCTCTGCGACGTTCTGGTCTCCGACTACCACTATCCTTCAATGGCAAAGGCCGCCTTTAGACTGGCGGATGACGGCCTATGCACTTTGCCCAAGGCCTGGGCGATGATCTCGAAAACGCCGGCCGAAATTATGGGGCTGAGCGACCGCGGAGTTCTGGACTACGGCAAGCGCGCCGACATTGTAATTGTGAACGAACAAACCCACGCGGTCGAAGGCACGATTTCGGCAGGTCGCATCAGCCATCTCACCGGACCTGCGGCGCAGAGGTTTTTCACGGCGCCAATGGGTTTAAAATTGGCCGCCGAATAA
- a CDS encoding chloramphenicol acetyltransferase gives MAKLSADAPLIHPDCILHEVAYGRFVEIGQGSRIINARFGDYSYCDRMAEVANAEIGKFANIAAFSRIGATDHPMQTASLHHFLYRSADYFDDAEHDAAFFEHRASRVARIGHDTWIGHGAMVKPEVTIGHGSIVAAGAVVTKDVPPYMIVAGTPATPLRPRFSQNVADRLLDLAWWNWTHDALRAALLDFRSLEAEAFLEKYGG, from the coding sequence ATGGCCAAACTTTCGGCGGATGCCCCGTTGATACATCCCGATTGTATTTTACACGAGGTCGCCTATGGGCGCTTTGTGGAAATTGGTCAGGGAAGCCGCATCATCAATGCGCGTTTTGGAGACTACTCTTACTGTGATCGAATGGCGGAAGTGGCGAACGCTGAAATCGGCAAATTTGCCAATATCGCCGCTTTCAGCCGGATCGGCGCTACGGATCACCCGATGCAGACGGCGTCGCTGCACCATTTCCTATACCGGTCAGCCGACTATTTTGACGACGCGGAGCATGATGCTGCATTTTTCGAGCACCGCGCCAGTCGTGTGGCTCGGATCGGTCATGATACGTGGATCGGTCACGGAGCAATGGTGAAACCGGAGGTCACGATTGGGCACGGATCCATTGTGGCGGCGGGCGCCGTCGTAACCAAGGATGTGCCCCCCTACATGATTGTTGCGGGAACGCCTGCGACGCCTTTGCGTCCGAGGTTTTCCCAGAACGTCGCTGATCGCCTGCTCGATCTCGCGTGGTGGAATTGGACGCATGACGCACTGCGGGCAGCTTTGTTGGATTTTCGTAGCCTTGAAGCTGAGGCCTTTCTTGAAAAGTACGGCGGATAA
- the phnE gene encoding phosphonate ABC transporter, permease protein PhnE, with protein MSIAANEGDFLKVQADRHFSRKKMVSFGMPALVLAYLTYIFFSFDIPGLAQRIDADNARSLVADSYSYKTHVTRDNRSGEISAAIEGERKGTYAEGTAPEWVTLGDTETVIDLGDGHVVTFGADNFVSYDVPGYGLITAQPSRAKGVQAVFPTDEVPEWINASKNRMAITTEAGRLTVTRNRTEVFRYFMGWELFFFTLDSPYHGLGFGEVMARALGGEAADVWQDFWTNKMWRHQDVAWAIFETILMAFLGTMGAAIVALPLAFLAAKNFSPFVVVRQVTRRFFDFFRGVDALIWTIILSRAFGPGPLTGALAILITDTGSFGKMFSEALENVDQKQIEGIQSTGAKPLQRYRFGVIPQVTPVLLSQILYYLESNTRSATIIGAITGGGIGLMLTQAIITQKDWEEVSYYIVLIILMVMAMDWFSGWLRRKLIAGDDSGR; from the coding sequence ATGAGCATCGCAGCAAACGAAGGCGACTTCCTGAAGGTTCAGGCGGATCGACATTTCTCGCGCAAGAAGATGGTGAGCTTTGGCATGCCCGCACTGGTGTTGGCTTACCTGACCTACATCTTCTTTTCCTTCGATATTCCCGGGTTGGCGCAGCGGATTGATGCCGACAATGCGCGTTCGCTTGTCGCGGACAGCTACAGCTACAAAACGCATGTCACGCGTGACAATCGTAGTGGTGAAATCAGCGCTGCGATTGAAGGCGAGCGCAAGGGCACCTATGCCGAAGGCACTGCGCCGGAGTGGGTGACGCTGGGCGACACCGAGACGGTGATCGATCTGGGTGACGGGCATGTGGTGACTTTTGGGGCCGACAATTTTGTCAGCTACGACGTGCCGGGTTATGGGCTTATCACAGCGCAGCCGAGCCGCGCCAAAGGTGTGCAGGCGGTGTTTCCGACGGACGAGGTGCCGGAGTGGATCAACGCGTCCAAGAACCGCATGGCGATCACGACGGAGGCCGGCCGCCTGACGGTGACGCGCAACCGCACTGAGGTGTTCCGGTATTTCATGGGCTGGGAACTGTTTTTCTTCACGCTCGATAGCCCCTATCACGGTCTTGGCTTCGGCGAAGTCATGGCTCGGGCATTAGGGGGCGAGGCCGCCGATGTTTGGCAGGACTTCTGGACCAACAAGATGTGGCGTCATCAGGACGTGGCATGGGCGATTTTTGAAACCATCTTGATGGCTTTCCTGGGCACCATGGGCGCAGCGATCGTGGCCTTGCCGCTGGCGTTTCTGGCGGCGAAGAACTTTTCGCCTTTCGTGGTTGTCCGGCAGGTGACGCGGCGATTTTTTGACTTCTTCCGCGGTGTGGATGCGCTGATCTGGACCATTATATTGTCCCGTGCCTTTGGTCCGGGTCCTTTGACAGGTGCCTTGGCGATTCTGATCACGGACACAGGCAGCTTTGGCAAGATGTTCTCAGAAGCGCTGGAAAATGTGGATCAGAAGCAGATTGAAGGCATCCAGTCGACCGGTGCGAAGCCACTACAGCGCTATCGTTTTGGCGTGATCCCGCAGGTGACGCCGGTGCTCCTGAGCCAAATCCTCTATTATCTGGAAAGCAACACCCGCAGTGCGACCATCATTGGCGCGATCACGGGTGGGGGTATCGGCCTGATGCTGACTCAGGCGATCATTACCCAGAAAGACTGGGAAGAAGTGTCTTACTACATTGTCCTTATCATCCTGATGGTGATGGCGATGGACTGGTTCTCCGGCTGGCTTCGGCGCAAGCTCATAGCGGGCGACGACAGCGGACGCTGA
- the phnE gene encoding phosphonate ABC transporter, permease protein PhnE, producing MTELTGSVTDFRAEYMAQVRRKRVMNGIILVIFIALMVSGFMIADDRNAGGFWDGLSRFFDFPKEVLGEALGKLDEMPAHFVKFLPSLIETINIAGASTLIGAMSAIVLSLLSTRGMAKWPRMIGFFRRIMDIMRAMPEIVIALVLIFVMGGGPVPAMIAIAFHTAGALGKLFSEVNENASLKPIEGLQSVGATWSQRMWLGVIPQVAPNYFSYALLRFEINIRASAILGFVGAGGIGYELKNAMSWGKGQYDEALAIFILLFATIVIVDQLSSVVRERLTHGKTSATMEKASV from the coding sequence ATGACTGAACTGACGGGAAGCGTCACCGACTTTCGCGCCGAATACATGGCGCAAGTGCGACGCAAGCGGGTGATGAATGGCATCATTCTGGTGATTTTCATTGCGTTGATGGTTTCCGGGTTCATGATCGCAGACGACCGCAACGCTGGCGGCTTCTGGGACGGGCTGAGCCGTTTCTTTGATTTCCCCAAGGAGGTTTTGGGGGAGGCGCTTGGCAAACTAGACGAAATGCCAGCGCATTTCGTGAAATTCCTGCCTTCGCTAATCGAAACGATCAATATTGCCGGTGCATCGACGCTGATTGGTGCGATGTCGGCAATCGTCCTGTCGCTTCTCTCAACGCGCGGCATGGCAAAGTGGCCCCGCATGATCGGGTTCTTCCGGCGCATCATGGATATCATGCGGGCGATGCCGGAGATCGTGATTGCATTGGTTCTGATTTTTGTGATGGGCGGCGGTCCGGTGCCGGCGATGATCGCTATTGCGTTCCACACCGCGGGCGCGCTGGGTAAGCTTTTCTCCGAGGTGAACGAAAACGCCTCGCTGAAACCCATTGAGGGCCTTCAATCGGTGGGCGCGACCTGGAGCCAGCGGATGTGGCTCGGTGTAATTCCGCAAGTTGCGCCCAACTACTTCAGCTATGCGCTGCTGCGCTTTGAGATCAACATCCGGGCCTCGGCCATTCTCGGTTTTGTTGGTGCGGGCGGCATTGGCTATGAGCTGAAGAACGCGATGAGCTGGGGCAAAGGGCAATACGACGAAGCTCTGGCGATTTTCATCCTGCTGTTTGCGACCATTGTGATCGTTGACCAGCTGTCGTCCGTGGTGCGCGAGCGCCTGACACACGGCAAGACCTCCGCGACTATGGAAAAGGCATCGGTATGA
- the phnD gene encoding phosphonate ABC transporter substrate-binding protein has protein sequence MKKLIAAVLATTALTAPVMAEDITEFRIGLLGGENAQDRMNNNECLRAKTEELLGVPTKLFAPADYNGVIQGLLGGTIDMAWLGASGYAKTYLSDPEAVEPILVKVNVDGGYGYYSVGFARKDAGIEDLEAMKGKVFGFGDPNSTSGFLIPSIEIPEATGSTMTSGDYFGEVKFTGGHEQTIVAVYNGDIDAGVTWADGLGEWEDGYNSGALRRAVDAGLVDMNELVQIWQSKPIPEGPVVLRKDLPEDVKVKFTALMASLPSIDPDCAYGVLAGEAKGLQPIGHDAYEVIIEARKLKSN, from the coding sequence ATGAAAAAACTGATCGCAGCCGTACTGGCAACCACTGCTCTGACCGCACCGGTCATGGCAGAAGACATCACCGAATTCCGCATCGGTCTGCTGGGCGGCGAGAACGCGCAAGACCGCATGAACAACAACGAGTGCCTGCGCGCAAAAACCGAAGAGCTTCTGGGTGTGCCCACCAAACTGTTCGCACCGGCCGACTATAACGGCGTGATCCAGGGCCTGCTGGGCGGCACCATCGACATGGCATGGCTGGGCGCGTCCGGCTACGCGAAAACCTATCTGTCCGACCCGGAAGCGGTTGAGCCGATCCTGGTTAAGGTGAACGTTGACGGCGGCTACGGCTACTACTCTGTTGGCTTTGCACGCAAGGACGCGGGCATCGAAGATCTGGAAGCGATGAAGGGCAAAGTCTTTGGCTTTGGTGACCCGAACTCCACCTCCGGCTTCCTGATCCCGTCCATCGAGATCCCTGAAGCAACCGGTTCCACCATGACCTCCGGCGACTACTTCGGCGAAGTGAAATTCACCGGCGGCCACGAGCAGACCATCGTTGCAGTATATAACGGCGACATCGACGCCGGTGTGACCTGGGCCGACGGCCTGGGCGAATGGGAAGACGGCTACAACTCTGGCGCTCTGCGTCGTGCGGTTGACGCTGGTCTTGTGGACATGAACGAGCTGGTTCAGATCTGGCAGTCCAAGCCGATCCCGGAAGGCCCCGTTGTTCTGCGCAAAGACCTGCCGGAAGACGTGAAAGTCAAGTTCACCGCGCTGATGGCTTCGCTGCCGTCCATCGACCCGGATTGCGCCTATGGCGTTCTGGCGGGTGAAGCCAAAGGCCTGCAGCCGATCGGCCACGACGCCTACGAAGTGATCATCGAAGCGCGCAAGCTGAAGTCCAACTAA
- the phnC gene encoding phosphonate ABC transporter ATP-binding protein, producing the protein MLRIEDLTKSFGPNVAVDAANIEVNQPAMIGIIGRSGAGKSTLLRMLNCLTEATSGQIVFDGREITALKGAEKRRWQSACAMIFQQFNLVPRMDVVSNVLHGTLNKRSTMATMFNLFPQEDIHRAIDILDRLGIAEHGPKRAEALSGGQQQRVAIARALMQDPKIILADEPIASLDPMNAQVVMQSLRQIHEEDGRMVIANLHTLDTARRYCDRVIGMRDGRIVFDGTPEQLTTGVARDIYGADDSFSEAATSTEIQTLDRPEAAQVVA; encoded by the coding sequence GTGCTGAGAATCGAAGACTTGACCAAGAGCTTTGGTCCGAACGTTGCGGTGGATGCCGCGAATATTGAAGTCAATCAGCCGGCCATGATCGGCATAATTGGCCGTTCCGGAGCGGGGAAATCCACTCTGTTGCGGATGCTGAACTGTCTGACCGAAGCAACGTCTGGCCAGATCGTGTTCGATGGCCGCGAAATTACGGCGCTCAAAGGTGCAGAAAAACGTCGCTGGCAATCTGCGTGCGCAATGATTTTTCAACAGTTCAATCTGGTGCCGCGGATGGATGTTGTGTCCAATGTTTTGCACGGCACCTTGAACAAGCGCTCTACGATGGCAACCATGTTCAACCTGTTTCCGCAGGAAGACATCCACCGCGCGATTGATATTTTGGACCGTCTGGGCATTGCCGAGCACGGCCCCAAGCGCGCCGAAGCGCTGTCGGGTGGACAGCAGCAGCGTGTGGCGATTGCGCGGGCGCTGATGCAGGACCCGAAAATCATTCTCGCGGATGAGCCGATTGCTTCGCTGGACCCGATGAACGCACAGGTTGTGATGCAGTCGCTACGCCAGATCCACGAAGAAGATGGACGTATGGTGATTGCCAACCTGCACACGCTGGACACCGCGCGACGCTATTGCGACCGCGTGATCGGCATGCGCGACGGACGTATCGTGTTTGACGGCACACCCGAGCAGCTGACCACCGGCGTGGCCCGCGACATCTATGGCGCGGACGATAGCTTTAGCGAAGCCGCAACTTCCACAGAAATCCAGACGCTTGACCGGCCCGAGGCCGCGCAAGTTGTCGCCTGA